Proteins co-encoded in one Bacillus infantis NRRL B-14911 genomic window:
- a CDS encoding M20/M25/M40 family metallo-hydrolase: MYAELQGLTIFEQAEKLTAELIKRDSYTNTDGERKKAEFIKEIIGTFPYFKTRPSFCWEQKIEADPFSRKNVFAFIKGKGKQTILYHAHFDTVGIEDYGTLKPIAHDPDGLQAFFAQYEADMELCSDARSGEWLFGRGALDMQSGIAVHLANLLYFSEHPEELDGNLLVLFNADEEGQHTGIRAALGELLRLKAEHGLQYRASINNDFISPLFDGDSRKYIYAGTAGKLLPCFYIAGREAHAGESLAGLDPTIVASELNLRISQNFNLAEKVEDELILPPSCLYMKDDKKSYDVQTAVSCKLYFNYFIYNKSPVELMKELKMIAMEACTDAERRLSESYELYRRTNSLPRGGHDWGMEVITFSEMVHYLDGLGLDPVKAVRDSIKEAGEYENDERMLAFAAVEALHRLDPEKKPRAILFFAPPFLPANHIEGGIILSCLEEVLREEEMLTGEEFKLRKYFPYLSDASFLSYSGSDNEIGLLKQNFPAMDKLFPVPLGEMKTLNIPSLNIGVYGKGGHKWTERVYKPYTFGILPDLIRKLTVRLLQSG; this comes from the coding sequence ATGTATGCAGAATTGCAGGGACTGACAATCTTTGAACAGGCGGAAAAGCTGACAGCAGAGCTCATCAAGCGGGATAGCTATACCAATACAGACGGTGAAAGAAAGAAGGCAGAATTTATTAAGGAGATCATCGGCACCTTTCCATATTTCAAAACCCGCCCAAGTTTTTGCTGGGAGCAGAAGATTGAAGCGGACCCTTTTTCCAGGAAAAATGTATTTGCTTTTATTAAAGGAAAGGGAAAGCAGACAATCCTCTATCATGCCCATTTTGATACGGTAGGGATTGAAGACTATGGCACATTAAAGCCCATTGCCCATGATCCGGACGGGCTGCAGGCTTTCTTTGCGCAATATGAAGCAGATATGGAGCTTTGTAGTGATGCAAGATCAGGTGAATGGCTTTTTGGCCGAGGGGCGCTTGATATGCAAAGCGGAATTGCTGTCCACCTGGCAAATCTCCTTTATTTTTCAGAGCATCCAGAGGAGCTTGACGGGAATTTGCTGGTCCTCTTCAATGCGGATGAAGAAGGCCAGCACACAGGCATTCGGGCTGCACTGGGGGAACTGCTCCGGCTCAAAGCAGAGCACGGGCTTCAATACCGGGCCAGCATCAATAATGACTTCATCTCCCCTCTGTTCGACGGAGACAGCAGAAAGTATATCTATGCAGGAACTGCCGGCAAGCTGCTGCCGTGTTTTTATATTGCAGGGAGAGAAGCGCATGCAGGCGAAAGCCTTGCAGGGCTTGACCCGACGATTGTAGCATCAGAGCTCAATCTAAGGATCAGCCAGAACTTCAATCTTGCGGAAAAGGTAGAAGATGAATTAATCCTGCCGCCGAGCTGCTTATATATGAAAGATGACAAAAAAAGCTATGATGTCCAGACAGCCGTAAGCTGCAAGCTGTATTTTAATTATTTTATCTATAATAAATCGCCTGTAGAGCTGATGAAGGAATTGAAGATGATTGCAATGGAAGCGTGCACTGACGCTGAGAGGAGGCTGTCGGAGAGCTATGAGCTTTATCGGCGCACCAATAGCCTTCCCAGGGGAGGTCATGACTGGGGAATGGAGGTCATCACCTTTTCGGAAATGGTCCATTATCTTGATGGACTAGGGCTCGATCCTGTGAAAGCTGTGAGGGATAGCATTAAAGAAGCGGGAGAGTATGAAAATGATGAGCGGATGCTTGCATTCGCAGCTGTCGAGGCACTTCACCGGCTTGATCCCGAGAAAAAGCCGAGAGCAATCCTGTTCTTTGCACCTCCATTCCTTCCTGCGAATCACATTGAGGGTGGAATCATCCTGAGCTGTCTAGAAGAAGTGCTTAGAGAGGAGGAGATGCTGACAGGCGAGGAATTTAAACTGAGAAAGTATTTCCCTTACCTGTCTGATGCCAGCTTTCTTTCATACAGCGGGTCAGATAATGAAATTGGCTTGTTAAAGCAGAATTTCCCGGCAATGGACAAGCTCTTTCCCGTCCCGCTGGGAGAAATGAAAACACTGAATATTCCTTCCCTGAATATCGGAGTCTATGGAAAGGGAGGACATAAATGGACAGAAAGAGTCTACAAGCCATATACCTTTGGCATTCTGCCTGACCTGATCAGAAAGCTGACTGTCAGGCTGCTTCAAAGCGGCTGA
- a CDS encoding NCS2 family permease produces the protein MFKLKDYQTNVKTEVLAGITTFLTMVYIVVVNPVILSDAGVPFEQVFTATIIAAVAGTLWMALFANYPIAIAPGMGLNAYFAYSVVGTHGNIDYMTAFAAVFVAGIIFIILSLTPFRKKLIEAIPENLKHGITAGIGLFIAFIGLRLTGIITSHPTNLVALGDLHQPSAVLALIGLAVTLVLMVLNVNGAMFFGMIATGLIAFFTGQLSFEQGFVSLPSLPDGLIIANPLSAFAEVFQHSLYAVVFSFLLVTIFDTTGTMIGVAQQAGLMKGNTMPRAREALLSDSIATTIGAMFGTSPTSAYIESSSGVAAGGRTGLTSLTVAGLFVLAAFFGPLVSAVSGLSAITAPALIIVGSLMMGSISHIKWNELDEAFPAFLIILSMPLTSSIATGIALGFISYPLMKIVKGKWRDVHPLVYLFAVLFFYQLAFLPH, from the coding sequence ATGTTTAAACTTAAAGATTATCAAACCAATGTGAAAACAGAGGTTCTAGCAGGCATCACAACGTTTTTGACGATGGTTTATATTGTAGTCGTCAATCCTGTCATCCTTTCAGATGCAGGTGTTCCTTTTGAGCAAGTATTCACAGCGACCATCATTGCTGCTGTTGCCGGGACATTGTGGATGGCCCTGTTCGCCAATTACCCGATAGCCATCGCCCCTGGAATGGGCTTGAATGCGTATTTCGCCTATTCAGTTGTGGGCACTCATGGAAATATTGATTATATGACGGCATTTGCAGCCGTTTTCGTTGCCGGGATCATCTTTATCATCCTGTCATTGACCCCTTTCCGGAAGAAGCTGATTGAAGCGATTCCTGAAAATCTGAAGCATGGCATCACGGCCGGGATCGGCTTGTTCATTGCCTTTATCGGACTGCGGCTTACGGGCATCATTACAAGCCATCCGACCAATCTGGTAGCACTTGGGGACCTTCATCAGCCATCTGCCGTGCTTGCGCTTATCGGCCTGGCCGTCACACTCGTCCTTATGGTATTGAATGTAAATGGCGCAATGTTTTTCGGAATGATCGCTACCGGACTGATTGCCTTTTTCACCGGCCAGCTCAGCTTTGAGCAAGGATTTGTTTCACTGCCGTCACTTCCTGATGGCCTGATCATTGCCAATCCGCTGTCAGCATTTGCGGAAGTCTTCCAGCATAGTCTGTATGCAGTCGTCTTCTCTTTCCTGCTTGTTACGATCTTCGATACAACAGGAACAATGATCGGCGTGGCCCAGCAGGCCGGGCTCATGAAAGGCAATACCATGCCGCGGGCGAGGGAGGCGCTTCTTTCTGACAGCATCGCTACCACAATCGGTGCAATGTTCGGTACAAGCCCGACCTCCGCATATATTGAATCTTCTTCAGGAGTAGCCGCAGGCGGCCGGACCGGCCTGACCTCCCTGACTGTAGCTGGTCTGTTTGTCCTTGCAGCCTTTTTCGGTCCGCTCGTAAGCGCGGTATCCGGACTTTCGGCCATCACTGCACCAGCACTGATCATTGTCGGCAGCCTGATGATGGGGAGCATTTCGCATATTAAATGGAATGAGCTGGATGAAGCATTCCCTGCCTTCCTGATCATCCTGAGCATGCCGCTGACATCAAGCATCGCAACAGGCATCGCACTTGGCTTCATCTCCTACCCGCTGATGAAAATCGTAAAAGGAAAATGGCGCGACGTCCACCCGCTTGTTTACCTTTTTGCCGTATTGTTCTTTTATCAGCTGGCGTTTTTGCCGCATTGA
- a CDS encoding beta/alpha barrel domain-containing protein, translated as MPDWSYHPIFKPILERLPGGAGREFIHKGMNTLSSLPGGRHIIEFLGHMSPAPELQKTMLGYSFQSPVGLSGKVDPLLSGTKAFTGLGFGFLEAGPVSMEVQLSSGTAVKHQDGSISYPVPLESIGVDRTISQLEKMKAAHQPLFIRIDSPASSMDLAAAEIIELAGRLCPYASAMIIENGWRFKQDHYRKIAGILKGKPVLLGTSPAAFRKQQTVIAALADEDLIQGIVLDEEASFSGGRQTFPLSAPEAFTDCLSTIRNAYPAGFPAIISGGVLEPEDAISLYTAGADLIMLSGGYVSSGPGLPKRINEAAADPEVHAGRGDFGGWMLYWLFGLFILIGGLIALFFSLTSVILPYDEHFLGISREDLILMNPLLIKFMLHDRMTLAGTMISGGILYMELARHGARNGLHWARKAINAGAVTGFLGILLFIGYGYFDWLHGLFWLILLPFFLLGLRNSKEPNQRPRSINKKNTAAWRKSLWGQLCFVILGFSFVIGGISISAIGATGVFVQTDIGYICMTPEQMNNLNEKLIPLIAHDRAGFGSALFSVGLLVLMTALWGFRQGEKWVWRMLLIGGIPAFAAGILTHFYIGYTTFYHLLPAYFAFGLYIAGLVLTRRFFLDQAAD; from the coding sequence ATGCCTGACTGGTCATATCATCCGATATTCAAACCGATTCTGGAAAGGCTCCCGGGCGGAGCGGGACGGGAATTTATCCATAAAGGGATGAACACTCTTTCATCGCTGCCGGGCGGCAGGCACATCATTGAATTTCTTGGCCATATGTCTCCGGCACCTGAACTTCAAAAGACGATGCTTGGATACAGCTTTCAATCGCCTGTCGGCTTAAGCGGGAAAGTGGACCCCCTTCTTTCCGGTACAAAGGCTTTTACCGGGCTCGGCTTCGGTTTTCTGGAAGCCGGCCCTGTTTCTATGGAAGTGCAGCTTTCCAGCGGGACCGCTGTCAAGCATCAAGATGGATCGATTTCCTATCCTGTCCCGCTGGAGTCCATTGGAGTGGATAGGACGATCTCCCAGCTTGAAAAAATGAAAGCTGCCCATCAGCCGCTGTTCATCAGAATAGATTCACCTGCTTCCAGCATGGATTTGGCAGCAGCTGAAATTATCGAGCTGGCTGGACGCCTTTGCCCATACGCTTCGGCAATGATCATTGAAAACGGTTGGAGGTTTAAGCAGGATCACTATAGAAAGATTGCCGGTATTCTTAAAGGCAAACCTGTCCTCCTGGGCACTTCCCCCGCTGCCTTCCGGAAGCAGCAAACCGTTATTGCCGCTTTGGCAGATGAAGACCTGATTCAGGGGATTGTATTAGATGAAGAGGCGTCTTTTTCAGGCGGCAGGCAGACCTTCCCATTGAGCGCTCCAGAAGCTTTCACGGATTGTTTATCGACTATAAGAAACGCATATCCAGCTGGCTTTCCTGCAATTATCTCCGGGGGAGTCCTTGAGCCGGAGGATGCCATTTCATTATATACAGCAGGAGCAGACTTGATTATGCTGTCGGGAGGATATGTTTCCTCAGGGCCCGGGCTTCCAAAGAGGATCAATGAAGCGGCTGCAGACCCCGAGGTTCATGCAGGAAGGGGGGATTTTGGAGGCTGGATGCTGTATTGGCTGTTTGGTCTTTTCATCCTGATTGGCGGGCTGATCGCCCTTTTTTTCAGCCTGACATCTGTCATTCTTCCCTATGATGAACATTTCCTTGGCATCAGCCGGGAAGACCTTATACTGATGAACCCGCTGCTCATCAAATTTATGCTGCACGACCGGATGACACTCGCCGGGACCATGATCTCCGGCGGAATCCTCTATATGGAGCTTGCCCGCCACGGTGCCAGGAACGGTCTCCACTGGGCACGGAAGGCCATCAATGCTGGCGCGGTGACTGGTTTTCTCGGAATCCTGCTGTTTATCGGATACGGCTACTTTGATTGGCTTCACGGACTTTTTTGGCTTATTCTGCTTCCCTTCTTTTTATTGGGGCTCCGGAACTCAAAGGAACCCAATCAAAGGCCTCGTTCTATTAATAAAAAAAACACAGCAGCCTGGCGCAAAAGCCTCTGGGGGCAGCTGTGTTTTGTCATCCTTGGTTTTTCTTTTGTTATTGGGGGGATATCCATTTCCGCCATAGGTGCAACCGGTGTTTTCGTTCAGACTGATATCGGATATATCTGCATGACCCCTGAACAGATGAACAATCTCAATGAAAAGCTCATCCCGCTGATTGCCCATGACCGTGCCGGTTTTGGCAGCGCTTTGTTCAGTGTTGGCCTGCTGGTGCTGATGACCGCCCTATGGGGCTTCCGGCAAGGTGAGAAGTGGGTGTGGAGGATGCTCCTCATCGGCGGGATTCCTGCCTTTGCGGCAGGCATTCTTACCCATTTTTATATCGGCTATACCACCTTTTATCATCTCCTCCCTGCCTATTTTGCTTTTGGGCTTTATATAGCAGGGCTTGTGCTTACACGCAGATTTTTCCTGGATCAGGCTGCTGACTGA